In a single window of the Penaeus monodon isolate SGIC_2016 chromosome 3, NSTDA_Pmon_1, whole genome shotgun sequence genome:
- the LOC119592934 gene encoding 97 kDa heat shock protein-like gives MSVIGIDFGNDGCYIAVARQGGIETITNDYSLRSTPSCVAFGEKNRILGVAAKNQMTTNMKNTVHGFKRLLGRHYRDPKVQAEIAPLPYKTVELPDRSVGIAVRYLNEEQTFSALQVTSMLFTKLKLTAEQALGIKVNDVVIGVPCYFTDAERRAVLEAAVISGLNVLRLMNETTATALAYGIYKQDLPAPEEKPRNVVFVDCGHSNLQVSAVAFNKGKLKMLATAADSDLGGRQIDHLLATYFANDFKTRFKVDATTSPRAWVRLLTEVEKLKKQMSANSTDLPINIECFMDDKDVSGKLNRIAMESMAESLFNRVEITLQTCLADSNLRLDDIYGVEIVGGSTRIPAIKQLIEKVFRKTPSTTLNQDEAVARGCALQCAMLSPAFKVREFSITDVQPYSIRLVWQDESGQEGDMEVFPKNHQVPFSKMLTFYRREPFTLQAQYTDPASFPDPIIGNYTIQKIAPGPEGECQKVKVKVRVNLHGLFTIASATLTEKKEAVEEPAENMETEEKQKNSGEGDAAQGAENQKTPEQEGAQDQKMDTDKPAEGAPPAKNEGGEKKVKNVMKTVELPINEVNKSHSATDMNNLVEREAQMVQADKLENERINAKNAVEEYVYDIRGRIYEELEKYISEGDREKLGRMLEDTENWLYEDGEDCKKQVYLDKLTELKKHGEPIKDRKREREELPRAFESLLSSIQLARKATEQFHSGEEKYSHLEAAQVEKVEKAITEKQEWVDKNMGASASTPLHVNLPISANQVKSEKGTFEALVNPIINKPKPKPKVEEPPPAEKKEGEEDKNAGEQTNGPKNNEQQQSSEKPTEPMDVD, from the exons aTCATGTGTCGCTTTTGGGGAAAAGAACCGCATTCTGGGTGTCGCTGCCAAAAATCAGATGACCACCAACATGAAGAATACTGTGCATGGATTCAAGCGACTATTAGGCAGACACTACAG ggACCCAAAAGTGCAGGCTGAAATTGCTCCACTTCCTTACAAGACTGTTGAATTACCAGATAGAAGTGTTGGCATTGCTGTACGATACTTAAATGAAGAACAGACATTTTCAGCTTTACAAGTTACGTCAATGCTTTTCACGAAGTTAAAACTAACAGCAGAACAGGCCCTTGGCATCAAGGTTAACGATGTTGTTATTGGG GTTCCATGCTACTTTACTGATGCTGAGCGCCGTGCAGTTTTGGAAGCCGCAGTCATCTCTGGCCTTAATGTCCTCCGCCTGATGAATGAGACCACTGCCACAGCCCTGGCATATGGTATCTATAAGCAGGACCTTCCAGCACCTGAGGAGAAGCCAAGAAATGTGGTCTTCGTAGACTGTGGTCATTCAAATCTTCAG GTGTCTGCAGTTGCATTTAATAAGGGAAAGCTCAAGATGCTTGCAACAGCAGCTGATTCTGATCTTGGTGGACGGCAGATTGACCATCTATTAGCTACATACTTTGCTAATGATTTCAAGACTAGATTCAAG GTAGATGCAACAACCAGTCCCCGTGCATGGGTCAGGCTCCTGACTGAAGTTGAGAAACTGAAAAAGCAAATGTCAGCAAATTCTACAGATCTTCCTATTAATATTGAGTGTTTCATGGATGATAAGGATGTTAGTGGTAAACTAAATAG GATTGCCATGGAAAGCATGGCTGAGTCTCTGTTCAATCGTGTTGAGATCACGCTGCAGACATGCCTGGCTGATTCCAACCTCAGGCTAGATGACATCTATGGTGTTGAAATTGTTGGCGGATCAACCCGTATCCCAGCCATTAAGCAGTTGATTGAGAAGGTGTTTAGGAAGACACCCTCAACTACACTCAACCAAGATGAAGCAGTGGCAAGAGGATGTGCACTGCAGTGTGCAATGCTCTCCCCTGCTTTTAAG GTGCGAGAATTCTCAATAACAGATGTGCAGCCGTACAGTATTCGATTAGTTTGGCAGGATGAGTCTGGCCAAGAAGGTGATATGGAAGTGTTCCCAAAGAATCATCAG gtACCATTCTCTAAAATGCTGACCTTCTACCGACGGGAACCATTCACACTTCAGGCTCAGTACACTGATCCTGCATCTTTCCCAGATcctattattggcaattatacgATACAGAAAATAGCTCCAGGACCAGAGGGAGAGTGCCAAAAG GTTAAGGTGAAAGTCAGGGtcaatttgcatggtcttttcacCATAGCTTCAGCAACTCTGACTGAAAAGAAGGAGGCTGTAGAGGAACCTGCAGAAAAtatggaaacagaggaaaaacagAAG aatTCTGGGGAAGGTGATGCAGCTCAAGGAGCAGAGAATCAGAAAACCCCAGAACAGGAAGGTGCTCAGGATCAG AAAATGGATACTGACAAACCAGCAGAAGGAGCACCACCAGCAAAG AATGAAGGTGGGGAGAAGAAGGTCAAGAATGTCATGAAAACTGTAGAGCTTCCCATCAATGAAGTCAATAAGTCGCATAGTGCCACTGATATGAACAATTTGGTGGAGAGAGAAGCTCAGATGGTCCAGGCAGATAAGCTAGAGAATGAACGAATTAATGCTAAG AATGCTGTGGAAGAATATGTGTATGACATTAGGGGTCGTATTTATGAAGAATTGGAAAAGTATATTAGTGAAGGCGATAGAGAGAAGTTAGGCCGTATGTTGGAAGATACTGAGAATTGGCTCTACGAAGATGGTGAAGACTGCAAGAAGCAAGTCTATTTGGATAAATTAACAGAACTAAAG AAACATGGTGAGCCGATCAAGGACAGGAAGCGAGAACGAGAAGAACTTCCCAGGGCGTTTGAAAGCCTGTTGAGTTCCATTCAGCTGGCACGCAAGGCGACAGAACAGTTCCATAGTGGAGAGGAGAAGTATAGTCATCTTGAAGCTGCTCAGGTGGAAAAG gTTGAGAAGGCAATTACTGAGAAGCAAGAATGGGTAGACAAAAATATGGGAGCATCTGCATCGACTCCTCTGCATGTAAACTTGCCAATTTCTGCCAATCAAGTCAAGTCAGAGAAGGGAACCTTTGAAGCTCTGGTTAATCCAATTATTAACAAGCCGAAGCCCAAACCAaaa GTGGAGGAACCACCCCcagcagagaagaaagaaggagaggaggacaagAATGCAGGAGAACAGACTAATGGCCCTAAGAACAATGAGCAGCAGCAGTCCAGTGAAAAGCCAACAGAACCAATGGATGTTGATTAA